ATCAAACAGTTCAATAGATTTAAAGCTAAAATTATATTATTTGGCATGAATAAGGATTGCAAGTTGTTAGGAAAATGAATTAGTATTTAAAGCAAAAGTTGTGAGCCAACAAAGCTAAACTCTTGCTTTCCAAAAGAGTGAAAGAGTCTTGGTGATTTATTACAAGAAACGTCTGTTAATATGGAATAATATAACAAATGAATGTTGGACGAACCTAAAGGCAAAACTTGTGGAAAGAAAGTTGTCCAAATAACTTTTATTGGAGTTTGTTGCCTTGAAATGTAGACTTcgtttattattttatagtgTGGAATAGAACAGGGCTTGATAACTTGGAAGAATAGACATATTTACAAGAATATAAATTTAACCATTAAGGTGTGCTTAGGGCACTCGCTTAAAATGAaatcccctcctccttcccacAATGTCATTGAAGGGATAGGCCTCTGCATAAATCACCTGTTAACTCGCAGGATCAAAGGTCTTTTATGAGTTATCGCTGGCATTTGCTCAAGCGTTTAGTCAGTCAGAGGCAGGCGGACCGTGTGCCACCACTTCAACAGCTCTCCTCCTCCACGTTAAACCCCAagtctgtcaaaaaaaaaaaaaaaaaaaaacaccagcaaACATGGAAAACACGCATGAAACAGTGGATGAGGGAGCCGTGCATGAAGAGCGCCGCGATGGAGCTGAGAGCCCCGATCGAGAGCCCACATGTGAGAGCTCAGgtgaacagctgtgcagcgatGTGCAGGTCCACGCCTCTGCGGAGGCTGAGCGAGGCTCGCCGGACTATATGGACACAAGAGACGAGGACAAACAcagctgctcttcctcttccgtTGACGATGAGGCCAAACCTGAGAAAGTgacagaggaaagggaagaggTGAATGCCGAAGAATTGAAGACCGAGGAGGTGAAGGCCGAAGAGGTCAAGACCGAAGAGGTGAAGGCCGAAGAGGTCCAGACCGAAGAGGTGAAAGCCGAAGAGGTCCAGACCGAAGAGGCGAAGACCGAAGAGGTGAAGGCCGAAGAGATGAAGGCTGAAGAGCTCAAGACCGAAGAGCTACAGATGGAGCCAAAGCCTGCAGTGGAGGTacaggtggaggaggtgaacGGTGAGGTGCATTCCGGATCCAGGCGCTCTTCTGCCTCCTCAGCGTCTTCTGCGTCCCCAGGAGACCCGTGCGACGACCCGCCGATCCAACCGAAAACCCTGGAGGAGGATAACGCAGATGATGGGATGATGATGGCGTACACCCTCCCCAGTACTGACTCCAGCCCGGAGGAGTCTGTTGACTACAGCCTCAACAGTCTGGAGAATGTCAGCCTGGATGAGAGCAGCGCTGCACCAGTAGACCCGGACCAGCCAGAAATCTCCCTGTTTGTCAAGGTAAGAAGAATACAGATCAGCAGGTCAAGCTTCAGTTCGTCTCAACTTCTTCTCTGTTCAGTTTGAGACTTCAAACAAAGCAGCTACAATAAAGTTGGTTTTCACTTACATTAGTGATGAAATCAGCACTTCACATCTGATTTGCCAAAAGGCGTCTCCCTCACTGAGGTTGGGACATAAAACAGAAGTGAATATTTTAATTCCCACTGGAAGGTGTGAGCATGTATTTTATGGTTGATTTAGCCCCTGAAAAAGTTCAGACTAGTTTAACATATTATGAATTCTTTTTGGAGTGGAGCAAAAATAATTTAGGATTTAAGCCAGCCATGTTACAGCTTAATGATGGCAATTATGACAATAAACCAATTATACTGATAGTATTTCCTACTGTTTATATTGTCTATACTCGAAATGTAAGAATATCATGATGTtgtgttttactttaaatataGTTGAGCAGTATTGCAATAGAGCATACATGACATAACGTATAATGCAATTTATGGGCAACCCCATCCAGTAGATTAGTCTGAATTTGTAGATGTGAGTGACATGGCCATTTGTTGAAACCCCCCAGAATGTGGTTATGATACAATAATAGGCTCTTCATAAGGAGTTGTATCTAAAGGTTTtctattcattataataaaGATATGTGATAGTAATTGTATAACATAATCTCAAGCAGTGGAAATGGCATTTCACACTCACAGTTCAAATCTGAATGAAATTAATCCATTACCTGCTAATAAAACCAACCATCCCTTGTGTTGATCATATTAAGAACATGCTCTATAagaaaaggacattttaaaatatgaaaatcaaaaCTTGAATGAAATTGTCTATAAAAAGTTTGACAACATAATGGTTTAGTGGCGTAAATACTATATTAACTGACACATAGAATAAAATTATAGCCTATTAATTAGCTAGAGTGATGGTAGGCAGAAATGTCACAGAAGCGGTGGTCTCTGTGTATCAGAGCCTTTGTTAGTGAATTTAATCTGAAGGCAGTCTGATGTAATAATTAACTCGTCTACTGTGGGGCCATGGAAACCAGGGGTGAACTCCATGCTTGAGTAAATCCcaactgtgtgtttttgctgcgTCTCTGATAGAGGAAGTGTGTAAGGTGTACTATCAGTACATGCAGGGGTCACTTTGCTGATTGGGAAACAGAGATTGAGACCCTGTAGATTGGACTCAAGGAGTTCTGTCTGAAACCTTTGAAAAACTGGTGAAGTAGGTTGTACGAAGTTTAATAGCtgtcctgtctttttttttttttttgccattgtCGGATAAAAATTTATGTATGCAATCAAAACAGTGGCGTtgcaaatgaagaaaaataattgcTACAATCTGACTCGGATGACGAGTTCTTAAAATAATCCTTCCAACAGTTGTGGGGAGGACTGGAGCAAATTCCAGAAAAAGTATTAGCTTCTAACTTTGCCAAAGCCAACAATATTTTGTTCCATTTCATGAATATTGCATTATCATAACAACATATTGAATGTTCATTGTAATGACTTTTGCCAAGGGAAAATTGGaagtagaaataataaatgagTGTTATGTCTTTTATCAAGTCATACAAAACCTTATTCTTCTAGTCTAGAAAATACCCGTCCTTGTAGCTGACCTTTAGACATGTTCTTGATAATTAGAAACAACTCTGGTGATTTGGGAGTTCACTGGGAGCCCCAGAGCaataacacatttacagtacaaaaGGACAAGAGCACGTTTTACACACAGATATACTATCTGGATGTCATTATATCACGATTATGATAAACACGGACCATAGTTCTCCACGAAAATGACAACATACTTGGCCCCTACTCCACATACCAGCCCGCCCACCATCCACTATCTGTCCTTTCTATTTGAGTGAATCCAACCATGCAGGCGGATTTCCCAACAGTTCAATCATCAACAGTTCCCATAAAGTAAACCATGCTGTGCAATAAAAGTAGGGAGTAGAGTTAGGAGATCATCTATCTGTGCTGAAAGCTTACGAGACCCCTCCCCTGCTCTCTGTGATAAAGGAAGCCACTAGAGAATAGGTTTCACCTACTATCACAGAGGgcatttaaaccaaatgtttctATGTTATACAATAGTATGGCATACTTAGACATGGAAAACTATGTCCAAGATAACACTTGCTACATAAGATGATCTAGTAGTCATTGTGAAAATTTGGACGACCGTGATATAATGTTCATTATGCATCACAGAGAGaatgaacaaaatgtaaataattctTGTACTGAAAATATTATGGGGTCGTAGCAAGAGTGGAGAAGAGTTCAAACACTCCCTCCCCACCTTGGCTCCGGAAAGGTACAAAATATCTGTTACTGTTTGATTTGTGGGTGAATTATTAGCCCAGCAAGTCAGTGAtttgagcttctttttttctcaagaGGACATACAAACCATTTCTTCTCAACCTTTAGCGATTATATTACCATCAAAGATTTCGAAATCcttaaatgaatagtttgaaTGTTTGGGAAATTAACTTATTCACCCTTTTCACTCTTGATACTGCTGTTATATAATCTGCCAAAAGGTGTGAAGAATTTCTTAGCATTCGGATGAATCCAGGCTAGATATCTCCCCCtatttctagtctttatgctaagataAACTAACTCGCTGTGAGACTGGTATCGAACTCTTCCTCTatctcttggcaagaaagcaaataagcatatttcccaaattTAGAACTACCACATTAATGATCATACATTTATTGTCCTCTGAAGTCTATGGTGGTGAAAGATGCTGCAAATATTGGGAGAAGTCATTATCATGTATTGCTTTCATCAGGTTCTTGCTGTGAAGCCTATTGAGACTTTGATTAAGGCCTACACAAATCAACTCCACTCCCCCAAAACCTAAAATAACTCATTTAGAAACAACAGTTTTATTCATGAACACTGATGATGAACTCTTTCTTCCACATTCACCCCAGTAATTGGTCTGTGTTGCATGTTGGTAGGACTGCCAGGAGAGGGAGCTGCTCTATAAatagaaacagtaaaacaaaaagagaaaaattagCTCTAGCCTcctcatctctttttttctctgtctgtctttctgcatTTATCTGGCTTGCAGATTCTCAGTTGAGTCATTTTTTGGGTACATTTCCCAATATATCTCTATGCCTTTCCTAGAGAGGCAATTAGTGAGTGCCACTCAACGTGTGCCGATGAAGATTTTTTCACAGTCACCCTATATAGCCCCTTTTTGTTCAATTCATGCATTAAAACCAATGACAGCCATTAATAATTAACGCAGGAGTCTTCTCTCAAATATAGCCTGACTTATTCTGCCAGAGTCAAGCAAGTGTGAGAAGGATTAAATATGAATGAGACATACTGACACAGATAGCCACAGAAACTCAAAGTGACACAAAAATATCAtccttccttttattttaaaggaattTAATAAGATTACTTGAGAGTGGTGATACAAAAgttttctgatgtgtttttagaaACATCTTATGGGGgacaaaaagcaaagaaaagatgTGATGATGGGAAAAATAACAGTGAGGTTATCAaagttggaagaaagggaagagatAAGAGATGATGAGATGGAGGAGGGGGTGTGGAGGaatggggaggtgggggggggggggttgaggtaTCAGTGttgggaagagagagagatggggctCCACCCCCTGGTATAGACTGACACCTGTTTTCTACTTTGTGGCAGTGAGAGCTTGCTGTGCTCCCCATCTGTGTCTAAATCAGAGCGTGTGGCTGTACCTGCCACCTGGTTCAACTCTCAGCCTCTCCTGCAGGACATGAACAACGAAGACAACTGCCTCTACAAGACCAGAAATTGATGGAAATCTTGAATTGGGGACTTGAAACTGAGGGGGAATAGAACCAAGACAGCTTCTTTAGGGTGTGAGGGATCACTGGATAATCTCAGTGGGATATCTcagcttttttcctctttttctagAGGATGTAGACCTCTAAGGATTATTAAAGGACTGTagtttagaaaaagaaaaggtgataGCCAGAACCAAGCACCATGTCCGCTAACGGTCAAGACAGAGACCCTGATATCGAACTTTTTGTCAAGGTAAGACAGAGACAAGTATTTCAGTGTATTTTAAAAGTTCAGTTTTGATGAAAGATAGAGGCAGTATAATAGCAGGATTTTCAGTGTAGCATCAGTACTGCGATGTGTTGTGGAAAGTCCATGTAACCCAATAGCAGAGGTAAAGTTACAGCACTGGCACACTGTGCTCTGTTGACCCAGGATTGTTGTGTCAGTGACAGCTCGCACCAGACACTGCTGTGGTACCATTACTTCATCTCATACTTAAGATGCAGTCACACTTTTATATAGCTTGAATTTTAATTGGCTAAGATgctgtttttagattttattcagCAGTGCATGGTGGGATAATTCTCTtggaaattaaataaagtaatttttcACTCACATCCCACTAAATCAACCACTGTATCTTTCATATTCAAGTATTCCTGGGATTATTTTTGTCTGCATCTGCAAGTGCCACCTTTAGCCGATACAGCCGTGTTGTTTTGCTCTCTATAGAGGCCCCCTGAGAAATGTTAGAGCCAGATGAATGTACCTAAGGCAGGTGAAGTGGAAGCTTCTGTGATGTGCTGCCTGGATGCACTGACCCAATTAGACAGTGTGAAGGCTGATTTCAGCCAATCCAGCTCCTAGGAAACCGATCAGCTTGGTAACTGAAAGTTCAACAGCACTGACAAAATGCTCAGCTTGCATCACCATTCACAATATTCCtctgtaaaacagaaaaatactgtGATAGATATTTTGATCTCTCAATACAACTCAAACTAAATCCGCaacatatgttttgttttacGTTTGGCTAGAAGTTCCAAACTGTTgctattttaataaatgttttgctTAATGCAACCAAGCTTACTGTTGGCTCTATTAAAGTGACATGTAAATCCACTCTGATGCACAAATCTTGCATTTAGAGTGGTTTTCCATAGTAGCTGCAATGCTGATAATATTTTTACCTGCCATCTGAGATGTGACCTAGATGGACAGAGATTAATCCTGCATGGCTGCACCTCCTTTAACGCCCTCATCCCCACACAGAAGTTACAGACAACCTGTTCAATATGTCATTTTTGGGTTATTGAAGCATTCTGTGGCCTGCTGTTCTTTTTTCCACTTAAGGAGcaaaaaaatatctaaatatattttagaaaAGCATGAAGCAACATGAGCTACCCAATTATAGCTCTGATAAATAACTTTCAGATGCAAGAGACTGACCTGTAAAACATAGTTTGCCTACAATTTCTTCAAAGAAGCGGaaaaatgtcattgtgtttgtaATGTGATAAAAATCAGAAGTTTATGAATTCAAACAATTGTAGTGGCTTGCTATAATGAAGCTCAGGAATTTGGAGAACATGGTACTTATTGGACAAATTGCACAAGTTCAgtttaacaaaaaacatttaaatagtttcCATAAAGTACTTTAGAGAGAAAAACTGCACACGGCAATTGGAACAGCAACATATAATTTACTCCAATTATTACTCTAAGCCTCGTTATCTGATCTTTCTGTTGAACTGTATTTGTAGCGATGAGTTGAAAGAGTTAATGACCAAATATTGCAGCATTAATGCATTACAAACAAATGTATATACACAAggaacacaaaaacatgagGAATTGTTTTGTATAAACTGTCTCGgtaattatatattttctttcaaaTGTGTGGTAAGATACATATGTGATGGATTATATGAAGCAGCATTGCATCCCTCTCATCATCAGATCACTCAGCAGGCCTGCAGTTCTGTTAGACGGGCTTTTGTCCTCCATGTTCTAGATGTTGATTGGCTATTATCTGCTGTGTATTGTGTTACCACCGTGCCGCTGAGGCTAGCCATAACAAtgcactgacagaagcatcacaTGCACTCGGGCAGCATGACAGAACTGAGCATCAATGGCTGGCGTGCATACAGTTGGCTCAGCTACTTTTAGACCGACATTTCTGTTTTCTGGTCTTTGCTAGGAGCTGTGCACAACTGGGCACGTGTGCTGTGGGTGCTCACaacatattttgcatttttctaACATTGTAGTATCATCAATTTGAAGATGTTTACTCTAAAGATAGTAATATTTTATATAGTAAAAATGGAATTAATTTGTTTCCTTATAAAACATGGGCTCTGATCATCTTATCCTATCCAATATTTATATACTTTTGTGCATAATGATATTTTAGCTCACTGTGTTAAGTTGTTAAgcatacacatacagaaatTCAGCTGTGGTCTCTTGTCACACAATATTTTTCCGCCCAAAATTATTAGATACTCtaattcaaataattaaatgagGGAGACTCACTCCACTCATCAAATCTCTGCTCAACCTACTGACCTTGTGGTCACTGcacttattttgttgtgtgtttttggtctCTCTGTAACTGCAGGCCTGCAGGTCTGACCCTGCACTCTGTGCCCCGGTGGTCAGTGAACCAGGTGATAGAATCACTATGTATAATTCAGCTGGGCCAGCGGATCAGGTGTCACTGTGCTCTGCTGTGTATCCGTACGTGCCGACACTCGATCTCACTGCATGTACACAAGCATATGATGGAGAGGAAGTGATTCTGTCAGTTGTTTTGCAGTCTGGAAAAAATTACAATTTGGATGTTTAGTTGTTTTCATGCTGCATCCTCAATAAAGAATGTACCATTGATGAGCTTATTTCAAAAACCATTTGGATAAATGCAAAGCTACAGGTGAAAGATAcgtttatattctttttttggcatttgGTAAGATGCTTTCACCTGACAGCACCAGTGTGTTCCTTATGTTACATGTCCACATCTACGTGGAAACTATTAAGAACAAGTAGAAAATTACTGCCAGGTTATAATGCTGGAAGGTCTCCTTAGTGTAGGTTTGCTTCTTTGTCCTTATCATCAGTCTGCAACTGAGGTTTAAGGATGACGtaagtatgtgtatgtgtgtttgcgaTAACACTTGTACAACCCATGATGCTTCTCTCAAGAACcaaataaaggttaaaataatCTAATCCAAATATGAATTAGTATTTGATTGTCAGTATCAAGGTTGCAATCCTGTGACCTAAGCGTCACACATTTTCCCAACAGCTCTCCTTTTGAAAAAAGCTGCAAGATGTTTTAGTAAGCAGGGTGACCATCCTTTACTGTAAATCTGTGACCTGAAGCAAGATATTTAATCCCTTCTAGCTTTCAGGAGTTCAGATCTGAAGCTCAGCCCATGCTCTGACCACTTTGTAGAGGAATATGAGCAATTTAACAGATGAAGAGAGCTTTACATAAATGAGCACAAAATGGAACATAACAGAATCATCTGCAGagtattcaattcaattcaattcaaaacaaaacactttatttgtccccgaggggcaatttaaaaggcatgaggagcagcatcattaaaaaaaaggacaaacagaatATCAACAACATTGCAGTCCTGCAGCCTGACATTAATGACttgtgttcatttgtaaaactaTTTGTTGAGACTGTGTCCATAAGGTTTTCATTTAACGCTATCATCATTTTTCAGACAATAGCCGCTTCTGACATGTTTTTTGTCATCTTGTGTGTGCAGGCAGGCAATGATGGAGAAAGCATCGGCAACTGTCCCTTCTCTCAGCGCCTCTTCATGATCCTCTGGCTTAAAGGAGTGGTGTTCAATGTCACCACCGTTGACCTCAAGAGGTTAGGATACCGGGTTGTAAGCTgccaacacaaaaatacatttatgcacTCGCTGGGTTCCTCATGGCACACTGCTCTTCATGTGTATTCTGCAGGAAGCCGGCAGATCTGCACAACCTGGCCCCAGGGACGCACCCTCCTTTCCTGACCTTCGACGGCGAGGTCAAGACCGATATCAACAAGATTGAGGAGTTTCTTGAGGAAACTCTCTCTCCTCCGAAGTAATTCAACAGGATATTTTTACAACACATAGTTTACAGTATCAGATTATATCACTGACTACACACGCTGCTCTTGGCtagatttattttgtttcagcAGCACTGTTGAAAGGGCAGGAAACATTTCAGGCcaataaaagatgaatatgTGCTGTTTTTGAAGAGGACTGATGTCAGCGGATATGATGCATATAACTTTGTTGTTTATGG
This genomic interval from Scomber japonicus isolate fScoJap1 chromosome 17, fScoJap1.pri, whole genome shotgun sequence contains the following:
- the clic5b gene encoding chloride intracellular channel protein 5b isoform X6, producing the protein MENTHETVDEGAVHEERRDGAESPDREPTCESSGEQLCSDVQVHASAEAERGSPDYMDTRDEDKHSCSSSSVDDEAKPEKVTEEREEVQTEEVKAEEVQTEEAKTEEVKAEEMKAEELKTEELQMEPKPAVEVQVEEVNGEVHSGSRRSSASSASSASPGDPCDDPPIQPKTLEEDNADDGMMMAYTLPSTDSSPEESVDYSLNSLENVSLDESSAAPVDPDQPEISLFVKAGNDGESIGNCPFSQRLFMILWLKGVVFNVTTVDLKRKPADLHNLAPGTHPPFLTFDGEVKTDINKIEEFLEETLSPPKYPKLSAKQRESNTAGNDIFAKFSAYIKNTKPEANAVLEKGLSRALKKLDDYLNSALPDEIDADSMEEEKGSNRSFLDGNEFTLADCNLLPKLHIVKVVAKKYRNYDIPSEMTGVWRYLKNAYTRDEFTNTCAADSEIETAYKDVARRLAK
- the clic5b gene encoding chloride intracellular channel protein 5b isoform X1, with product MENTHETVDEGAVHEERRDGAESPDREPTCESSGEQLCSDVQVHASAEAERGSPDYMDTRDEDKHSCSSSSVDDEAKPEKVTEEREEVNAEELKTEEVKAEEVKTEEVKAEEVQTEEVKAEEVQTEEAKTEEVKAEEMKAEELKTEELQMEPKPAVEVQVEEVNGEVHSGSRRSSASSASSASPGDPCDDPPIQPKTLEEDNADDGMMMAYTLPSTDSSPEESVDYSLNSLENVSLDESSAAPVDPDQPEISLFVKAGNDGESIGNCPFSQRLFMILWLKGVVFNVTTVDLKRKPADLHNLAPGTHPPFLTFDGEVKTDINKIEEFLEETLSPPKYPKLSAKQRESNTAGNDIFAKFSAYIKNTKPEANAVLEKGLSRALKKLDDYLNSALPDEIDADSMEEEKGSNRSFLDGNEFTLADCNLLPKLHIVKVVAKKYRNYDIPSEMTGVWRYLKNAYTRDEFTNTCAADSEIETAYKDVARRLAK
- the clic5b gene encoding chloride intracellular channel protein 5b isoform X2, whose translation is MENTHETVDEGAVHEERRDGAESPDREPTCESSGEQLCSDVQVHASAEAERGSPDYMDTRDEDKHSCSSSSVDDEAKPEKVTEEREEVNAEELKTEEVKAEEVKTEEVKAEEVQTEEAKTEEVKAEEMKAEELKTEELQMEPKPAVEVQVEEVNGEVHSGSRRSSASSASSASPGDPCDDPPIQPKTLEEDNADDGMMMAYTLPSTDSSPEESVDYSLNSLENVSLDESSAAPVDPDQPEISLFVKAGNDGESIGNCPFSQRLFMILWLKGVVFNVTTVDLKRKPADLHNLAPGTHPPFLTFDGEVKTDINKIEEFLEETLSPPKYPKLSAKQRESNTAGNDIFAKFSAYIKNTKPEANAVLEKGLSRALKKLDDYLNSALPDEIDADSMEEEKGSNRSFLDGNEFTLADCNLLPKLHIVKVVAKKYRNYDIPSEMTGVWRYLKNAYTRDEFTNTCAADSEIETAYKDVARRLAK
- the clic5b gene encoding chloride intracellular channel protein 5b isoform X5, translating into MENTHETVDEGAVHEERRDGAESPDREPTCESSGEQLCSDVQVHASAEAERGSPDYMDTRDEDKHSCSSSSVDDEAKPEKVTEEREEVKAEEVKTEEVKAEEVQTEEAKTEEVKAEEMKAEELKTEELQMEPKPAVEVQVEEVNGEVHSGSRRSSASSASSASPGDPCDDPPIQPKTLEEDNADDGMMMAYTLPSTDSSPEESVDYSLNSLENVSLDESSAAPVDPDQPEISLFVKAGNDGESIGNCPFSQRLFMILWLKGVVFNVTTVDLKRKPADLHNLAPGTHPPFLTFDGEVKTDINKIEEFLEETLSPPKYPKLSAKQRESNTAGNDIFAKFSAYIKNTKPEANAVLEKGLSRALKKLDDYLNSALPDEIDADSMEEEKGSNRSFLDGNEFTLADCNLLPKLHIVKVVAKKYRNYDIPSEMTGVWRYLKNAYTRDEFTNTCAADSEIETAYKDVARRLAK
- the clic5b gene encoding chloride intracellular channel protein 5b isoform X8; translated protein: MENTHETVDEGAVHEERRDGAESPDREPTCESSGEQLCSDVQVHASAEAERGSPDYMDTRDEDKHSCSSSSVDDEAKPEKVTEEREEVNAEELKTEEVKAEEVKTEEVKAEELKTEELQMEPKPAVEVQVEEVNGEVHSGSRRSSASSASSASPGDPCDDPPIQPKTLEEDNADDGMMMAYTLPSTDSSPEESVDYSLNSLENVSLDESSAAPVDPDQPEISLFVKAGNDGESIGNCPFSQRLFMILWLKGVVFNVTTVDLKRKPADLHNLAPGTHPPFLTFDGEVKTDINKIEEFLEETLSPPKYPKLSAKQRESNTAGNDIFAKFSAYIKNTKPEANAVLEKGLSRALKKLDDYLNSALPDEIDADSMEEEKGSNRSFLDGNEFTLADCNLLPKLHIVKVVAKKYRNYDIPSEMTGVWRYLKNAYTRDEFTNTCAADSEIETAYKDVARRLAK
- the clic5b gene encoding chloride intracellular channel protein 5b isoform X9, which gives rise to MENTHETVDEGAVHEERRDGAESPDREPTCESSGEQLCSDVQVHASAEAERGSPDYMDTRDEDKHSCSSSSVDDEAKPEKVTEEREEVNAEELKTEEVKAEEVKTEELQMEPKPAVEVQVEEVNGEVHSGSRRSSASSASSASPGDPCDDPPIQPKTLEEDNADDGMMMAYTLPSTDSSPEESVDYSLNSLENVSLDESSAAPVDPDQPEISLFVKAGNDGESIGNCPFSQRLFMILWLKGVVFNVTTVDLKRKPADLHNLAPGTHPPFLTFDGEVKTDINKIEEFLEETLSPPKYPKLSAKQRESNTAGNDIFAKFSAYIKNTKPEANAVLEKGLSRALKKLDDYLNSALPDEIDADSMEEEKGSNRSFLDGNEFTLADCNLLPKLHIVKVVAKKYRNYDIPSEMTGVWRYLKNAYTRDEFTNTCAADSEIETAYKDVARRLAK
- the clic5b gene encoding chloride intracellular channel protein 5b isoform X7, producing MENTHETVDEGAVHEERRDGAESPDREPTCESSGEQLCSDVQVHASAEAERGSPDYMDTRDEDKHSCSSSSVDDEAKPEKVTEEREEVKTEEVKAEEVQTEEAKTEEVKAEEMKAEELKTEELQMEPKPAVEVQVEEVNGEVHSGSRRSSASSASSASPGDPCDDPPIQPKTLEEDNADDGMMMAYTLPSTDSSPEESVDYSLNSLENVSLDESSAAPVDPDQPEISLFVKAGNDGESIGNCPFSQRLFMILWLKGVVFNVTTVDLKRKPADLHNLAPGTHPPFLTFDGEVKTDINKIEEFLEETLSPPKYPKLSAKQRESNTAGNDIFAKFSAYIKNTKPEANAVLEKGLSRALKKLDDYLNSALPDEIDADSMEEEKGSNRSFLDGNEFTLADCNLLPKLHIVKVVAKKYRNYDIPSEMTGVWRYLKNAYTRDEFTNTCAADSEIETAYKDVARRLAK
- the clic5b gene encoding chloride intracellular channel protein 5b isoform X3, whose translation is MENTHETVDEGAVHEERRDGAESPDREPTCESSGEQLCSDVQVHASAEAERGSPDYMDTRDEDKHSCSSSSVDDEAKPEKVTEEREEVKAEEVKTEEVKAEEVQTEEVKAEEVQTEEAKTEEVKAEEMKAEELKTEELQMEPKPAVEVQVEEVNGEVHSGSRRSSASSASSASPGDPCDDPPIQPKTLEEDNADDGMMMAYTLPSTDSSPEESVDYSLNSLENVSLDESSAAPVDPDQPEISLFVKAGNDGESIGNCPFSQRLFMILWLKGVVFNVTTVDLKRKPADLHNLAPGTHPPFLTFDGEVKTDINKIEEFLEETLSPPKYPKLSAKQRESNTAGNDIFAKFSAYIKNTKPEANAVLEKGLSRALKKLDDYLNSALPDEIDADSMEEEKGSNRSFLDGNEFTLADCNLLPKLHIVKVVAKKYRNYDIPSEMTGVWRYLKNAYTRDEFTNTCAADSEIETAYKDVARRLAK
- the clic5b gene encoding chloride intracellular channel protein 5b isoform X4: MENTHETVDEGAVHEERRDGAESPDREPTCESSGEQLCSDVQVHASAEAERGSPDYMDTRDEDKHSCSSSSVDDEAKPEKVTEEREEVKTEEVKAEEVQTEEVKAEEVQTEEAKTEEVKAEEMKAEELKTEELQMEPKPAVEVQVEEVNGEVHSGSRRSSASSASSASPGDPCDDPPIQPKTLEEDNADDGMMMAYTLPSTDSSPEESVDYSLNSLENVSLDESSAAPVDPDQPEISLFVKAGNDGESIGNCPFSQRLFMILWLKGVVFNVTTVDLKRKPADLHNLAPGTHPPFLTFDGEVKTDINKIEEFLEETLSPPKYPKLSAKQRESNTAGNDIFAKFSAYIKNTKPEANAVLEKGLSRALKKLDDYLNSALPDEIDADSMEEEKGSNRSFLDGNEFTLADCNLLPKLHIVKVVAKKYRNYDIPSEMTGVWRYLKNAYTRDEFTNTCAADSEIETAYKDVARRLAK